The window TGGCTCAACGTGTCAAAGCATACGGCGGTGTAATATTTATATTCCATAGGCTTTACGGGTGTTTTGGGTGATAAATGAAATTTCAGCGGGGGTAAGCAGCCTGTCCCAAAGGATAGCTTCGGATAAACCACTGTTGGTAATTGCGGTATAGGGTGCCCATACTCTCGGTACAGTTACAGGTTGGGTCAACGGTGCAGGAAACGGCCCTGTTTGGAACGATACCGCCATAGGGCTTGCTATACCGTCCACATACACTGTAACCCTGCCCATCCATGAGGTGTTTATTGTCCCGTCGTAGCAAAAAAGAACATGGTGCGGTCGGGTATTGTCAAAAACACTCACCGTTGACATATTTACGGTTGCGTTTAAGTCCCCACCCACAAACCCTGCTTTGTAGCCGCTACCCGAACCTACTACCCTCAGTATCAATCCTCGTATTAGGTCGTTATTGGAGGCGATGTGGTAAAACATAGCAAAGTCAGCCCCTGCGGTTACATTGGTTTTCACCACAAAATGAAAAGAGAACTGTTTACCTGCCCCAAATAGGTAATTGCCTGTGGAGGCAGGGTACACCCATTGGTAATCCGATAAGGGCTTGCCTGCAAAGGCGGTACGGTTGCCCGTAAAACCAAACCGTAACAAAAACTGGTTCGCTGCGGTATTTTGGGTTAAATGGGCGGCTGCCCCGCTTTGGTCGTACCATCGTACCCCTGCACCGTCCGCACCCGAAAGCCAACCTTGCAACCCGCTACCGTCCGATACTGCCGCCTGTGGGGCTATAAAGCCCCCGTATGGGGTGGTTATATCGGTTTCCATATTGTCATACGGCCTTCTGATACG of the Bacteroidota bacterium genome contains:
- a CDS encoding LamG domain-containing protein; its protein translation is MQTPFGNTPNTTNYNTYGAAIGSGEGFVLDRVAGAKLAFSVRKLSALYNGSYARIRRPYDNMETDITTPYGGFIAPQAAVSDGSGLQGWLSGADGAGVRWYDQSGAAAHLTQNTAANQFLLRFGFTGNRTAFAGKPLSDYQWVYPASTGNYLFGAGKQFSFHFVVKTNVTAGADFAMFYHIASNNDLIRGLILRVVGSGSGYKAGFVGGDLNATVNMSTVSVFDNTRPHHVLFCYDGTINTSWMGRVTVYVDGIASPMAVSFQTGPFPAPLTQPVTVPRVWAPYTAITNSGLSEAILWDRLLTPAEISFITQNTRKAYGI